One region of Enterobacter ludwigii genomic DNA includes:
- the nei gene encoding endonuclease VIII — MPEGPEIRRAADSLEAAIKGKHLTEVWFAFPQLKPFESQLVGQTVTHIETRGKALLTHFSHNLTLYSHNQLYGVWRVVEAGEQPQTTRVLRVRLQTADKAILLYSASDIEMLTPEQLLAHQFLQRVGPDVLDMRLTASDVKARLLSPKFRNRQFSGLFLDQAFLAGLGNYLRVEILWEVGLAPQHKASQLSDERLEALSHALLDIPRLSYNTRGVVDDNKHHGALFRFKVFHRAGQKCERCGGIIDRMMLSSRPFYWCPHCQK, encoded by the coding sequence ATGCCAGAAGGCCCGGAGATCCGCCGCGCGGCGGATAGCCTCGAGGCGGCGATAAAGGGCAAACATCTGACGGAGGTCTGGTTTGCTTTTCCTCAACTGAAACCGTTTGAATCACAGCTGGTGGGGCAGACGGTAACCCATATTGAAACGCGCGGCAAAGCGTTGCTCACGCATTTTTCCCATAACCTGACGTTATATAGCCATAACCAGCTTTACGGCGTCTGGCGAGTGGTGGAGGCGGGTGAACAGCCGCAGACTACCCGCGTGCTGCGCGTCAGGCTGCAAACTGCCGATAAGGCGATCCTGCTCTATAGCGCCTCTGATATCGAAATGTTAACGCCGGAGCAACTGCTCGCACACCAGTTTCTACAGCGAGTGGGACCGGACGTACTGGATATGCGTCTGACGGCGAGCGATGTGAAGGCCCGACTGTTATCGCCCAAATTCCGTAACCGGCAGTTTTCCGGCCTGTTCCTTGACCAGGCGTTTCTGGCCGGGCTTGGCAACTACCTGCGGGTGGAAATCCTCTGGGAAGTCGGGCTGGCGCCGCAGCATAAAGCCTCTCAGCTGAGCGATGAACGGCTGGAGGCGCTGTCCCACGCGCTGCTGGACATCCCGCGACTGTCGTACAACACGCGCGGAGTGGTGGATGACAATAAGCATCACGGGGCGCTGTTCCGGTTCAAGGTGTTTCATCGGGCGGGGCAGAAGTGCGAGCGGTGCGGCGGGATTATCGACAGGATGATGCTTTCTTCAAGACCGTTTTACTGGTGTCCACACTGTCAGAAATAA
- the phrB gene encoding deoxyribodipyrimidine photo-lyase, protein MPTHLVWFRADLRVHDNIALAAACRAKDANVLALFIATPEQWRQHDMAPRQAALLRAWLNDLQHSLAEKGIPLIYREVSDFAAQLQTVQEICQQNEVTHLFYNYQYELNERQRDRQLESILKDVQCQGFDDSVMLAPGSVMTGGHEMYKVFTPFKNAFVKRLKEALPECVVAPAVRGDVIADLPELTFNYPQQAFNALLIPENEKSAIAKLRQFCKQGAGEYDTRRDFPAIEGTSRLSACLALGVLSPRQCLHRLLAEQPQALDGGVGSVWLNELIWREFYRHLMTYHPDLCKHRPFIPWTDNVKWQYSETLLQAWQKGETGYPIVDAAMRQLNETGWMHNRLRMIAASFLVKDLLIDWRIGERYFISQLIDGDLAANNGGWQWAASTGTDAAPYFRIFNPTTQGQKFDAEGAFIRAWVPELKDVPAKAIHEPWVWADKQRVTLDYPRPIVDHKQARVATLAAYEAARKA, encoded by the coding sequence ATGCCCACCCATCTGGTTTGGTTTCGCGCGGACCTGCGCGTACATGACAACATCGCACTCGCGGCGGCCTGTCGCGCCAAAGACGCTAACGTACTGGCTCTGTTTATTGCCACGCCCGAGCAGTGGCGGCAGCATGATATGGCTCCCCGCCAGGCGGCCTTGCTCCGTGCCTGGCTGAACGATCTGCAGCACTCGCTGGCCGAAAAAGGCATTCCCCTGATTTATAGAGAGGTGAGTGACTTTGCCGCACAGCTTCAGACGGTACAGGAGATCTGTCAGCAGAACGAAGTCACACATCTTTTTTATAACTATCAGTACGAGCTGAACGAACGTCAGCGAGATCGCCAGCTGGAGTCAATCCTGAAGGATGTTCAGTGCCAGGGATTTGATGACAGCGTGATGCTGGCACCGGGCAGCGTCATGACCGGTGGTCATGAAATGTATAAAGTGTTTACGCCCTTTAAAAATGCCTTTGTTAAACGTCTTAAAGAGGCACTGCCGGAGTGCGTGGTCGCTCCTGCTGTCCGGGGCGACGTGATAGCGGATCTGCCTGAGCTGACATTTAACTATCCCCAGCAGGCGTTCAATGCACTTCTGATCCCCGAAAACGAGAAATCTGCTATCGCGAAACTGCGCCAGTTTTGCAAACAGGGCGCGGGCGAATATGACACGCGCAGGGATTTTCCCGCTATTGAAGGAACCAGCCGTTTATCGGCCTGTTTAGCGCTGGGTGTCCTTTCTCCGCGCCAGTGTTTGCACCGCCTTCTGGCCGAACAACCTCAGGCGCTGGACGGAGGCGTGGGCTCGGTCTGGCTTAACGAACTTATCTGGCGCGAATTCTATCGCCATTTGATGACGTATCACCCTGATTTATGTAAGCATCGGCCATTCATTCCCTGGACCGATAACGTAAAATGGCAGTATAGCGAGACGCTTTTACAGGCCTGGCAGAAGGGAGAAACGGGCTACCCAATTGTTGATGCCGCGATGCGCCAACTGAATGAAACCGGGTGGATGCACAACCGTCTGCGGATGATCGCCGCCAGCTTCCTGGTGAAAGATCTGCTTATCGACTGGCGTATCGGGGAGCGCTATTTTATCTCTCAGTTGATCGATGGCGATCTGGCGGCGAACAACGGTGGCTGGCAGTGGGCGGCCTCTACCGGCACCGATGCGGCTCCCTATTTCCGGATTTTTAATCCAACCACCCAGGGGCAAAAATTTGATGCTGAAGGTGCGTTTATTCGCGCCTGGGTACCTGAACTGAAGGATGTTCCCGCCAAAGCGATTCACGAACCGTGGGTCTGGGCGGATAAACAGCGCGTCACGCTGGATTATCCTCGTCCGATTGTTGACCATAAACAGGCGCGCGTCGCCACGCTGGCGGCGTACGAAGCCGCCCGTAAAGCTTAA
- a CDS encoding biotin-dependent carboxyltransferase family protein — translation MLTLIRAGLYTSVQDAGRFGLRQSGVSYCGALDRPALEIANVLVGNPGNTAALEITLGQCVIEFAQETWFALTGAGCDATLDGKAVWTGWRLRAKAGQRLTLKRPLHGVRSYLAVAGGIDVPEVMGASSTDQKAGIGGHEGRLLRDGDRLAIKPSARHFSTTLGVKQLLWGNQIRALPGPEYQEFDEVSQESFWRSPWKISPQSNRMGYRLQGQPLTRTTDRELLSHGLLPGVIQVPGNGQPIVLMNDAQTTGGYPRIACIIEADRYHLAQIPLGQPIHFVQCSLEEALKARQDQQRYLEQLAWRLDGKD, via the coding sequence ATGTTAACGCTTATTCGCGCCGGGCTTTACACCTCCGTTCAGGATGCAGGCCGCTTTGGTTTGCGCCAGTCTGGCGTCAGCTATTGTGGTGCGCTGGACAGGCCTGCACTGGAGATTGCTAACGTGCTGGTGGGCAACCCCGGCAATACGGCTGCGCTTGAAATTACGCTCGGTCAATGTGTCATTGAGTTTGCTCAGGAGACATGGTTTGCCTTAACCGGAGCGGGGTGTGACGCTACGCTGGATGGCAAAGCCGTCTGGACGGGCTGGAGACTGCGGGCGAAAGCCGGGCAGCGTTTGACGCTTAAACGACCTCTGCACGGCGTCCGGAGCTATCTTGCGGTCGCGGGCGGCATTGATGTACCGGAGGTCATGGGGGCTTCCAGTACCGATCAAAAAGCGGGTATCGGTGGGCACGAAGGACGTTTGTTGCGCGACGGAGATCGTCTTGCGATTAAACCTTCAGCCCGCCATTTCTCTACGACGCTGGGCGTAAAACAGCTGTTGTGGGGAAATCAAATCCGCGCGTTGCCCGGACCGGAATATCAGGAGTTTGATGAGGTTTCTCAGGAGTCTTTCTGGCGTTCACCGTGGAAAATAAGTCCGCAAAGTAACCGCATGGGCTATCGTCTTCAGGGGCAACCGCTGACCCGTACCACCGACCGGGAATTGCTTTCCCACGGTTTATTGCCCGGTGTCATTCAGGTACCGGGTAACGGTCAACCCATCGTACTGATGAACGATGCGCAGACGACGGGGGGATACCCGCGAATTGCCTGCATTATTGAAGCCGATCGCTACCATCTGGCACAAATCCCTCTCGGGCAGCCGATTCATTTTGTGCAATGTTCGCTGGAGGAAGCGCTAAAAGCGCGTCAGGATCAGCAGCGTTATCTGGAACAACTGGCGTGGAGGCTTGATGGCAAAGATTGA
- the pxpA gene encoding 5-oxoprolinase subunit PxpA, whose translation MAKIDLNADLGEGGSADAELMTLVSSVNIACGFHAGDAQIMLASVRRAIKNGVAIGAHPSFPDRENFGRTAMSLPPETVYAQVLYQIGALEAMVRAEKGALRHVKPHGMLYNQAAKDPALADAIARAVRDCNSQLILVGLAGSELIRAGERLGLTTRQEVFADRGYQPDGSLVPRTQAGALITDEGKALAQTLEMVRAGRVTAVDGTSAHVQADTVCLHGDGEHALQFARRLRAAFSEEGILVSAD comes from the coding sequence ATGGCAAAGATTGATTTAAACGCCGATCTGGGCGAGGGCGGGAGTGCCGACGCGGAGCTGATGACACTGGTCTCTTCGGTCAATATCGCCTGCGGCTTTCATGCGGGCGATGCGCAAATCATGCTCGCAAGCGTGCGTCGAGCCATCAAAAATGGCGTGGCGATTGGCGCTCACCCGAGCTTCCCTGACCGGGAGAACTTTGGTCGCACCGCGATGAGCCTGCCACCTGAGACGGTCTACGCTCAGGTGCTCTACCAGATTGGCGCGCTGGAGGCGATGGTTCGCGCCGAGAAGGGCGCGCTGCGCCACGTGAAGCCGCACGGCATGCTCTATAACCAGGCGGCAAAAGATCCGGCGCTGGCAGATGCTATTGCCCGTGCGGTAAGAGACTGCAATTCACAGCTGATCCTGGTGGGTCTGGCAGGCAGCGAGCTTATTCGCGCCGGCGAGCGTCTGGGGTTAACCACGCGGCAGGAGGTCTTTGCCGACCGGGGTTATCAACCCGACGGCAGTCTTGTACCGCGTACGCAAGCCGGTGCGCTGATAACGGACGAAGGTAAAGCGTTGGCCCAGACGCTGGAGATGGTGCGCGCCGGGCGGGTCACCGCCGTGGATGGCACATCGGCGCACGTTCAGGCTGATACGGTATGTTTACATGGTGATGGCGAGCATGCGCTCCAGTTCGCGCGCCGCTTGCGGGCAGCGTTCTCTGAGGAGGGCATCCTTGTCAGCGCAGACTAA
- the pxpB gene encoding 5-oxoprolinase subunit PxpB produces MQRARCYLLGETAVVLELEPPITLATQKRIWRLTQRLAEIPEVVETIPGMNNITVVLRNPHTLALDAIERLQRWWEESEALEPDSRTIEIPVVYGGAQGPDLSVVAEHCGLTEKQVVELHASVDYVVWFLGFQPGFPYLGGLSSRLYTPRRAEPRLSVPAGTVAIGGEQTGIYPLASPGGWQLIGHTSTPLFEPGQESPVLLRPGDTLRFIPQKEGVC; encoded by the coding sequence GTGCAGCGAGCGCGTTGTTATCTTCTGGGGGAAACCGCAGTCGTACTGGAGCTTGAACCCCCGATCACGCTAGCCACACAAAAGCGTATCTGGCGGCTGACGCAGCGTCTGGCCGAGATCCCTGAAGTGGTGGAAACCATTCCAGGTATGAATAACATCACCGTGGTACTGCGTAATCCGCATACTCTGGCCCTCGATGCCATCGAACGTTTGCAGCGCTGGTGGGAAGAGAGTGAGGCGCTGGAGCCTGACTCCAGAACGATTGAGATCCCGGTCGTTTATGGTGGTGCGCAGGGGCCCGATCTCTCTGTGGTGGCTGAACACTGCGGCTTAACGGAAAAGCAGGTCGTTGAGCTGCACGCCTCCGTTGATTACGTTGTCTGGTTTTTAGGATTTCAACCGGGCTTTCCGTATCTGGGAGGGCTCTCTTCAAGGCTGTATACGCCGCGTCGCGCCGAGCCTCGCCTGAGTGTGCCAGCAGGTACTGTTGCGATTGGCGGTGAGCAGACCGGCATTTATCCACTGGCATCACCGGGTGGCTGGCAGCTTATTGGACACACGTCCACGCCGTTATTTGAACCCGGGCAGGAATCGCCGGTTCTCTTGCGTCCAGGCGATACCCTTCGCTTTATCCCGCAGAAGGAGGGGGTATGTTAA
- a CDS encoding type 2 GTP cyclohydrolase I → MKNSELESLINEKLNSASFSDYGPNGLQVEGRETVQKIITGVTASQALLDEAVRQDADAVIVHHGYFWKNESPIIRGMKRNRLKTLLANDINLYGYHLPLDAHPELGNNVQLAQLLGITVMGEIEPLVPWGELAMPVPGLELASWIEARLGRRPLWCGDTGPDLVKRVAWCTGGGQGFIDSAARFGVDAFITGEVSEQTVHSAREQGLHFYAAGHHATERGGIRALSEWLTENTELDVSFIDIPNPA, encoded by the coding sequence ATGAAAAATAGCGAACTGGAAAGCCTGATTAACGAAAAACTGAACAGTGCCTCCTTCAGCGATTATGGCCCGAATGGGCTTCAGGTTGAAGGACGTGAAACGGTACAGAAAATTATCACCGGTGTGACGGCAAGCCAGGCGCTGCTGGATGAAGCTGTCCGTCAGGACGCAGACGCGGTGATTGTCCATCACGGTTATTTCTGGAAAAACGAATCGCCGATTATTCGCGGAATGAAGCGCAACCGCCTGAAAACGCTGCTGGCAAATGACATCAACCTGTACGGCTATCACCTGCCACTGGATGCACACCCGGAACTGGGAAACAACGTCCAGCTCGCACAGCTTCTGGGAATTACCGTGATGGGTGAGATTGAACCTCTGGTGCCGTGGGGCGAACTGGCGATGCCGGTTCCGGGTCTGGAGCTGGCCTCCTGGATTGAAGCGCGTCTGGGGCGTCGCCCATTGTGGTGCGGTGATACCGGACCGGATCTGGTTAAACGTGTTGCCTGGTGTACCGGTGGCGGACAGGGCTTTATCGACAGCGCTGCCCGCTTCGGCGTCGATGCGTTCATCACCGGCGAAGTCTCAGAGCAGACGGTTCACTCTGCTCGTGAGCAGGGTCTGCACTTTTACGCGGCAGGCCACCATGCCACTGAGCGCGGTGGCATTCGTGCCCTCAGTGAATGGCTGACGGAAAATACCGAGCTGGATGTGTCCTTTATTGATATCCCCAACCCGGCCTGA